Genomic segment of Colletotrichum destructivum chromosome 5, complete sequence:
CACAGGTTTCTTGTTCAAGGTAGGTCGCAACAGTGCAAACTTTTCTTTGCTACTCTATTCGCCCTAGCGGGcttgccgatgatgatgaaacATATTCCATGCTAATCCTGAAAAAACTATGTGGAATCAAATATGAGCTTTTCATCTTTCGACTGAGGCATCTTGTTATCAATGTTTTTCTATTTGCAGCTCATGAAACAAAAGAGCATTTGGCTAACATTGGATTTTTAGTGAACAATCTAGGCGTCTTGATACGCTGAAAGCTCGCCGGCTTGCCACCTGCAATGGGTTAGCATCTCACTTTTGAGGAGGGTGTGATGCTGCAACTCACTTGATGAACTTGCCGGAGAGGTTGTGCTCCGGGTTGACGACGAACCGCGCCATGATGTTGCCAGGCTGCTCGGGCTTGAACAGCTCTCCCTTGTCGAACGCGGACACGAAGGACGAGTGGTCCTTCTCAGCCATgtgtccgccgccggcgtcgcggatGACCTTCTGCATGGCAGTATCGACGCGACCGGGGCTGATGGCGATGCTCGTGATGTCAGGCTCCTCGACCGCCAAGTGTGCGGAGAGGTGGTTCatggcggccttggaggTGCCGTAGGCTCCCCATGCGGCATAcgcgcccgtggccgcgcCTGATGAGACCCATAGGACGCAGCCCTGGGACTTGCGCAGCTCTTGCAGAGAAGCTTGCACCTTTTCGTGAATGTTTTAGATGCCTAGATAGGACGTGTATAAGAATCAAGAGCTTTCACATACCAACGCAAGTCCACTGAACACATTGATGTCGTACgccttcttccactcctcgaTCGAAGAGTCTGCCAGGCGGGTGACGGGCTCTAGCACGCCGTGgttgatgacgatgccgtcaaTCTTGCCAAACGTCTTGACTGCGGCCTCAGCAATCTTGGGGATGGTCTGCGCCACGTCAGTTCTGCTGCCCCCAGGGCCTCCATGACTAGCAGCAAGCGACTTCAACTCACCTTGAGATCACCCAGGTCGCCCGCAATGTACTCGACCTGTCCAGGATGAGCGGCCTTCAGAGCCTCCAGCTGGTCCTTTGACCTCGCCGCCAGGACGACCTTGTGAGACTCCTTGAGCAGGTGCTGAGCGATGGCCAGGCCGATGCCTCGGCTGGCGCCAGTCACGATGATTACTTTGGAGGAGGACATGGTGGTAGCGGTAGTGGATTGTGCACAAACTGGTGTAGCAGTCAGTTGTTGACTGTTTCGGAAATGAACCCGACGGGACGGATGCACCAcgaaaagagggaaaaaagagcTTCTCGAACGGTGAACAAACTCTGCACAGCGAAAGATGGAGCGGGAGAGGCTTGCGCCATTCGGAATGGATGTATGGTATGTGTAGTGGGCCACCGCCCGCCTCATCTGTGTCCGCCCGGTCTGTGGTGGTCCAGTGTCGCGAAGtgtgaggggggggggggttgcaaTCGCACTTATCTTATCAGTATGGCGGGGTCCAGAGCTCTGACCTCTGCGAAGCTCGAGCTCAGCGAGGAGCTCACAGCAACTACCATAACGTCATCGGCTCGACATCCTAGAAAGTTGCAGTGAGAACTAGGTGGTGGTGACCCTGCAAAAAATGAGCAACACCGTGATCCTAGGCTCCGGTATCATAGGCCTCTCGATCGCCTACTACCTCGCGGACCACCAGCCTGGCTCGACCATCCACCTCGTCGAGCCGTCGCCCGAGCTCTTCGCATCGGCCTCGGGGTACGCCGCCGGGTTCCTCGCCCGGGACTGGTTCCCGCCCGCGTCCGCCGCGCTCGGGGCCGTGAGCTTCGACGAGCACAGGAGGCTGGCCGCGGAACACGGCGGCAGGGACGCGTGGGGGTGGTCGACCAGCACGGCGTACAGCCActccgccgcgccgacgcGGGCGCACAaagagggcgacgccgactGGCTACGCAACGGGGGCAGCCGggctgccgtcgtcgaggctgtcgagactcccgccgacgacgacgatgacgggtGCCCGTTGTGGCTGCG
This window contains:
- a CDS encoding Putative short-chain dehydrogenase/reductase SDR, NAD(P)-binding domain superfamily, giving the protein MRRAVAHYTYHTSIPNGASLSRSIFRCAEFVHRSRSSFFPLFVVHPSRRVHFRNSQQLTATPVCAQSTTATTMSSSKVIIVTGASRGIGLAIAQHLLKESHKVVLAARSKDQLEALKAAHPGQVEYIAGDLGDLKTIPKIAEAAVKTFGKIDGIVINHGVLEPVTRLADSSIEEWKKAYDINVFSGLALVQASLQELRKSQGCVLWVSSGAATGAYAAWGAYGTSKAAMNHLSAHLAVEEPDITSIAISPGRVDTAMQKVIRDAGGGHMAEKDHSSFVSAFDKGELFKPEQPGNIMARFVVNPEHNLSGKFIKWQAGELSAYQDA